A single region of the Epinephelus moara isolate mb chromosome 16, YSFRI_EMoa_1.0, whole genome shotgun sequence genome encodes:
- the LOC126403229 gene encoding transmembrane and death domain protein 1-like: MKVWKFCLFFFLLLSSALGEDTVAKDISVHQLERLVELLTSTECEDLLFALSHPEENIFQHAEHLSPEKNQLDVKPRAKRDTSSATDGEAQCRTALTDWLLRYGEQTYYDRLSRALQHIGRTDIAIEVGKNINQDKLLSLKRYVEDYHKYVSSLNSPPAQSDTKDRQRGNRRVRKRQVRDLSWRDLDLIVERAPVAPYQRGPLDVALPLLYGILLGFGGTLLAGVSILLIIIHISSRTQQSCHPRVTGRKLMVGDVVFENAASGRLDTAK, from the exons ATGAAAGTCTGGAAATTCtgtctcttctttttcctcctcctgagTTCAGCGCTCGGAGAGGACACAG TTGCAAAGGACATCAGCGTCCATCAGCTGGAGCGTTTAGTGGAGTTGCTGACGTCTACGGAGTGTGAGGACCTTCTGTTTGCCCTCTCTCACCCAGAGGAGAACATCTTCCAGCACGCTGAACACCTctcaccagaaaaaaatcaacTAGATGTTAAGCCTCGAGCCAAGAGAGACACCTCCTCTGCTACGG ATGGTGAGGCTCAGTGTCGGACGGCCCTGACAGACTGGCTGCTGAGGTACGGCGAGCAGACTTACTACGACAGGCTTTCTCGCGCCTTGCAGCACATCGGCCGAACGGACATCGCCATTG aagTGGGGAAGAACATCAACCAGGACAAACTCTTGAGCCTGAAACGCTACGTTGAAGACTACCACAAATATGTCAGCTCCTTAAACTCACCACCAGCACAATCTGACACAAAGGACCGGCAGCGTGGAAACCGgagggtcaggaaaagacaaG tcagGGATCTTTCATGGCGTGACCTGGATCTGATTGTGGAGCGGGCCCCTGTCGCGCCGTACCAGAGGGGGCCTTTGGATGTAGCTCTGCCCCTCTTATATGGCATCCTGCTGGGCTTCGGAGGTACCTTGCTCGCAGGCGTCTCTATACTTCTCATCATCATACACATCTCCAGTAGAACCCAGCAGAGCTGTCACCCCAGGGTCACTGGCAGAAAGCTCATGGTTGGAGATGTGGTGTTTGAAAATGCAGCGTCTGGGAGATTAGACACTGCAAAATAG